A window of the Eubalaena glacialis isolate mEubGla1 chromosome 9, mEubGla1.1.hap2.+ XY, whole genome shotgun sequence genome harbors these coding sequences:
- the LOC133097196 gene encoding large ribosomal subunit protein eL39 produces MSSHKTFRIKRFLAKKQKQNRPIPQWIRMKTGNKIRYNSKRRHWRRTKLGL; encoded by the coding sequence ATGTCTTCTCACAAGACTTTCAGGATCAAGCGATTCCTggccaagaaacaaaagcagaatcgTCCCATTCCCCAGTGGATTCGAATGAAAACTGGTAATAAAATCAGGTACAACTCTAAGAGAAGACATTGGAGAAGAACCAAGCTGGGTCTATAA